A single Candidatus Zixiibacteriota bacterium DNA region contains:
- a CDS encoding DUF1573 domain-containing protein, producing MRQRLSRALLASLLLLTPVGRAEKADTTQTAAASRALLDVPVTNFDFGYAPQGSSISHVFWLKNVGGDTLHITDVRPGCGCTKAPLKKTVLPAGDSTDVEVIFSTGGYSSNVVKGARIISNTTGASPPLTFTAYPSNKLDSLFPYKIVPQRLDLDADRPSPGKEGWEYSVRVTNTTDHTCALAIVSAPDRLIHVELPQVVLKPGAEEAIRVRLEPGAADTTFAKSFTLEFASPDRMRYTLPVVKSTRWGPAAVPGQ from the coding sequence ATGAGACAGAGACTCTCGCGTGCATTACTCGCATCCCTCTTGCTATTGACCCCAGTGGGGCGGGCGGAGAAAGCGGATACGACCCAGACGGCTGCGGCGAGCCGGGCACTGCTGGATGTTCCTGTGACCAACTTCGATTTCGGCTACGCCCCACAGGGGAGCAGTATATCGCACGTTTTTTGGCTGAAGAACGTGGGCGGCGACACGCTGCACATCACCGACGTTCGGCCGGGATGCGGTTGCACGAAGGCGCCTTTGAAGAAGACCGTGTTGCCGGCCGGCGACAGCACCGACGTGGAGGTCATCTTCTCGACCGGTGGCTACTCGTCGAACGTCGTCAAGGGCGCGAGGATCATCAGCAACACGACGGGGGCATCGCCGCCATTGACGTTTACGGCATACCCCAGCAACAAGCTCGACTCCCTGTTCCCGTACAAGATCGTGCCTCAGCGACTGGACCTGGATGCCGATCGTCCGTCACCGGGGAAGGAGGGCTGGGAGTACAGCGTACGGGTCACGAATACCACGGATCACACCTGCGCGCTGGCTATCGTCTCGGCACCGGATCGGTTGATCCACGTCGAACTCCCGCAGGTAGTGCTGAAGCCGGGGGCGGAGGAGGCGATCCGCGTCCGACTGGAGCCGGGCGCTGCCGACACGACCTTCGCAAAGTCGTTCACGCTGGAATTCGCATCCCCGGATCGGATGCGGTACACGCTGCCTGTTGTGAAGAGCACTCGCTGGGGACCGGCGGCGGTACCCGGTCAGTGA
- a CDS encoding DUF1573 domain-containing protein, producing MAKSVISCFLLVLVSVPVHAYKTTGPEQLWREEQPAPRRAYGFNRLSFHGLSEYNCGTSIMNWSARTVSTAAAALSLLLSHHLTNAAPPLAGSTLQGPRIRVEGETFNFGYVPQHAFMTHTYWLKNPGTETVRIQRLAPNCGCTTAPLTDSVITVGDSIPLEITFGSRGMLGHVEKHVRIFANAAGRIPALTFTADVLPDTARGPSVTMLPRAMKVNPVNQPAKGNWTVEMTLMNNGTQPVDVRAVSWPWRGFKLGGDRYTLQPGEKRPIMITMAPLAGGTLGKSVTFELSDPPGTRVSASIMPLEQGDEQ from the coding sequence ATGGCGAAGTCGGTCATTTCCTGTTTTCTTCTCGTCCTTGTCTCGGTCCCTGTTCATGCGTATAAGACCACAGGGCCGGAGCAGCTTTGGCGGGAAGAACAACCGGCGCCCCGAAGAGCATATGGCTTTAACCGTCTGTCTTTCCATGGCTTATCCGAATACAATTGTGGGACGTCGATCATGAACTGGAGCGCGCGTACGGTATCGACCGCGGCAGCAGCACTATCACTTCTTCTGTCCCATCACCTTACGAACGCTGCTCCGCCTTTGGCCGGCTCTACGCTCCAAGGCCCGAGAATCCGAGTCGAGGGTGAGACATTCAACTTCGGGTATGTCCCTCAGCATGCGTTCATGACCCACACCTACTGGCTGAAGAACCCGGGCACGGAGACGGTGAGAATCCAGCGACTGGCTCCCAACTGCGGCTGCACCACGGCTCCCCTGACCGACAGTGTCATTACTGTGGGGGACTCGATCCCTTTAGAGATTACCTTTGGATCGCGGGGCATGCTCGGGCACGTCGAGAAACATGTCCGCATCTTCGCCAACGCCGCCGGGCGAATTCCGGCCCTGACATTCACCGCCGATGTCCTTCCCGATACCGCACGTGGGCCATCCGTGACAATGCTCCCGCGCGCCATGAAGGTCAACCCTGTCAACCAGCCCGCAAAGGGCAACTGGACCGTCGAGATGACCCTGATGAACAATGGGACACAGCCTGTGGACGTGCGTGCTGTAAGTTGGCCATGGCGCGGCTTCAAGCTGGGTGGTGACCGATACACGCTCCAGCCGGGGGAGAAACGCCCGATCATGATCACGATGGCCCCCCTGGCGGGGGGCACGCTCGGGAAGTCGGTGACCTTTGAGCTCTCCGATCCTCCCGGTACGCGCGTGAGCGCATCGATCATGCCGCTGGAACAGGGAGATGAACAGTGA
- the lexA gene encoding transcriptional repressor LexA gives MNNSKLPLSPRQRDIYEFLRDRIQSENRPPTVREICERFDIHSTNCVHEMLVALEKKGYIRRTPFLSRAIELADAVPTAVETIPVVGRVAAGLPLLAVENIDGHVAVDRSFLPAGEVFSLRVAGESMKDEGIKDGDMVLVKKQDNAQKGQIVVAVIGEEATVKKFYPERGRVRLEPANSAFGSIVVDRNAPGFFIAGVVVGLLRRM, from the coding sequence TTGAACAACAGCAAATTACCGCTATCGCCGCGGCAACGGGACATCTATGAGTTCCTGCGCGACCGCATCCAATCCGAGAATCGTCCACCAACCGTGCGCGAGATTTGCGAGCGATTCGACATCCACTCCACGAATTGTGTCCATGAGATGTTGGTTGCCTTGGAGAAGAAGGGGTATATCCGTCGGACCCCGTTCTTGTCACGAGCCATCGAGTTGGCCGACGCCGTCCCCACTGCCGTTGAGACCATCCCGGTTGTGGGCCGGGTGGCGGCCGGATTGCCGCTATTGGCAGTGGAGAACATCGATGGGCATGTCGCTGTGGACCGGTCCTTTCTCCCTGCGGGTGAGGTCTTTTCGCTACGGGTGGCCGGCGAGAGCATGAAGGATGAAGGAATCAAAGACGGCGACATGGTTCTGGTGAAAAAGCAGGACAACGCCCAGAAGGGGCAGATCGTGGTGGCGGTGATCGGCGAGGAGGCGACAGTCAAGAAGTTCTATCCCGAGCGCGGTCGCGTGCGTTTGGAACCGGCCAATTCCGCCTTCGGTTCGATCGTGGTCGACCGCAACGCCCCCGGCTTCTTCATCGCCGGTGTGGTGGTCGGCCTCCTGCGACGGATGTGA
- a CDS encoding DUF6504 family protein: MYHTLDEPVEVIAVFEPGTLKPARFRWKGKIYKVARVTGHWKSQQGEYTVRHFALVDTEDNVFQLTYDERRTDWVISKIWVE, translated from the coding sequence GTGTACCACACACTCGACGAACCGGTGGAAGTGATCGCGGTCTTCGAGCCGGGGACCCTCAAACCGGCGCGGTTCCGCTGGAAGGGGAAGATCTACAAGGTGGCGCGGGTCACCGGACACTGGAAATCGCAGCAGGGTGAATATACGGTGCGCCATTTTGCCCTGGTGGACACCGAGGACAATGTCTTCCAGTTGACCTACGATGAACGCCGCACCGACTGGGTGATCAGCAAGATCTGGGTGGAATAG
- the dinB gene encoding DNA polymerase IV, with amino-acid sequence MTERLTTFPLHQRRVLKSGQRPPRRIMHVDMDAYFAALEQAINPHLRNRPVVVGSPPRARGVVSTASYECRVHGIRSGMSSAQAYRLCPQAVFVGVDVRHYVYASSELLKIYEDYSPTVEVVSVDEAFLDITGCASLFGDEEQLAMRLKERLRSELSLTCSVGIAPNKIMAKMASSVFKPDGLTIIMPADIPRILYPLPVEKMWGVGPVMRQVLAKLGVLTVGDLARCDPRTLRRYLGKVGEVWGRLARGDDDSPVLAPDDQPPEKSIGHEHTLSADSNRPDHLYSVLHDLSDRVARRMRRHGWRGRTVTVKYRFQDYSTHTCRATFPTPTDDSRQIYRVASDLFGKHWDGRAPIRLLGVSASHLEQSESLAQQTDLFSRLHLGSTRRPSVDSVVDDIRDRFGERAIWGGYSAS; translated from the coding sequence ATGACCGAACGACTGACCACCTTTCCTTTACATCAACGGCGTGTGCTGAAATCGGGCCAACGTCCTCCGCGTCGCATCATGCATGTCGACATGGATGCCTACTTCGCGGCGCTGGAGCAGGCGATCAATCCCCATCTGCGAAATCGTCCCGTGGTTGTGGGTAGCCCTCCACGAGCGCGGGGAGTTGTGTCCACGGCATCCTATGAATGCCGCGTCCATGGCATCCGTTCCGGCATGTCCTCCGCCCAGGCATACCGACTCTGCCCACAGGCCGTTTTCGTGGGCGTCGATGTGCGACATTACGTTTACGCCTCTTCTGAACTTCTGAAGATCTACGAGGACTACTCGCCCACCGTCGAGGTCGTCTCGGTTGATGAGGCGTTCTTGGATATAACCGGATGCGCGAGTCTCTTCGGCGACGAGGAGCAACTGGCGATGCGGCTGAAAGAGCGCCTCCGATCCGAGTTGTCGTTGACCTGCTCGGTCGGCATCGCACCGAACAAGATCATGGCGAAAATGGCCTCGTCCGTGTTCAAGCCGGATGGGCTGACCATCATCATGCCGGCCGACATTCCCCGTATTCTGTATCCGCTGCCGGTGGAGAAGATGTGGGGTGTTGGCCCGGTGATGCGCCAGGTATTGGCGAAATTGGGTGTCCTGACGGTGGGCGATCTGGCCCGTTGCGACCCGCGAACACTGCGTCGCTACTTGGGGAAGGTCGGGGAGGTATGGGGACGGCTGGCTCGGGGGGACGATGACTCACCCGTCTTGGCGCCGGATGATCAGCCGCCGGAAAAATCGATCGGCCACGAACATACGCTGTCGGCGGATTCCAACCGGCCCGATCATCTCTATTCGGTGCTGCACGATCTCTCCGACCGGGTCGCGCGACGGATGCGACGTCACGGATGGCGGGGGCGGACGGTGACGGTCAAGTACCGCTTCCAGGATTACTCCACGCACACATGCCGTGCGACATTCCCGACGCCCACCGATGACTCCCGGCAGATCTATCGTGTCGCCTCCGATCTGTTCGGGAAACACTGGGATGGGAGAGCACCGATCCGATTATTGGGGGTCTCGGCCTCCCATCTGGAGCAGTCGGAATCACTCGCCCAGCAGACAGATCTGTTTTCGCGGCTGCATCTCGGGAGTACGCGCAGGCCGTCCGTTGACTCCGTCGTCGATGACATCCGTGACCGATTCGGCGAACGGGCCATCTGGGGCGGTTACTCCGCGTCCTGA